From Cecembia calidifontis, one genomic window encodes:
- a CDS encoding TIGR01777 family oxidoreductase, whose amino-acid sequence MKNILITGGSGLVGKKTTQLLERKGYAVAWLSRNPIKNSQKSFSWDVEKQQIDPEAILWADGIIHLAGEGVADKRWTEARKKAILESRTQSTSLLFQAMEKSGKRPEVFVSASAVGYYGFNTGDETVDEHSPAGNDFLAKVVIAWENEVQKIEKLGIRTVLLRIGIVLDNTGGALVEMLKPPIAAPLGSGKQWMSWICIDDLARMFLFALEKEEVKGIYNAVGPKPATNEELTQKAAKKVGKPFVGIGVPGFALKLVLGEMAQMVLGGNRVSSKKIRDAGFEFRYPNLEEALEKIYNSD is encoded by the coding sequence ATGAAAAACATATTGATTACCGGAGGTTCCGGTCTGGTAGGCAAAAAAACAACACAACTTTTGGAAAGAAAGGGCTATGCAGTAGCCTGGCTTAGCCGTAACCCAATCAAAAACAGTCAAAAATCCTTTTCCTGGGATGTGGAAAAGCAGCAAATAGATCCTGAGGCCATACTTTGGGCAGATGGCATAATCCATCTTGCCGGGGAGGGTGTTGCGGACAAAAGATGGACCGAAGCCCGCAAAAAAGCCATTCTTGAAAGCAGGACTCAATCCACTTCTTTGCTTTTCCAGGCAATGGAAAAATCCGGAAAAAGACCAGAAGTATTCGTTTCAGCTTCTGCGGTCGGTTATTATGGTTTCAACACCGGAGATGAAACCGTGGATGAGCATAGTCCTGCTGGAAATGATTTTTTGGCAAAGGTGGTCATTGCCTGGGAAAATGAGGTACAAAAAATCGAAAAACTTGGCATACGTACGGTTCTGTTACGAATCGGTATTGTCCTGGACAACACTGGGGGCGCCTTAGTGGAAATGCTCAAACCACCTATAGCCGCTCCTTTGGGAAGCGGCAAACAATGGATGAGTTGGATCTGTATAGATGACTTGGCCAGAATGTTCCTTTTTGCCCTTGAAAAAGAAGAAGTAAAGGGAATTTACAATGCAGTAGGTCCTAAGCCCGCCACCAATGAAGAACTGACACAAAAAGCTGCCAAAAAAGTAGGGAAACCTTTTGTTGGTATCGGTGTGCCGGGTTTTGCACTCAAATTGGTCCTGGGTGAAATGGCACAGATGGTCTTGGGCGGGAACAGGGTGTCTTCCAAAAAAATCCGCGATGCGGGCTTTGAATTCCGGTACCCCAATCTGGAAGAAGCTTTGGAGAAGATTTACAATTCCGATTGA
- a CDS encoding PLDc N-terminal domain-containing protein has product MFGLGIIGLAIYVYTVYDVVSSKFGGPNDKLVWVLVVLFLPLLGTILWFLMGKKTTLRS; this is encoded by the coding sequence ATGTTTGGATTAGGAATAATAGGTCTGGCCATTTACGTCTATACGGTTTATGATGTAGTGAGCAGCAAATTTGGAGGACCCAATGATAAATTGGTCTGGGTACTGGTGGTTTTGTTTCTTCCGCTTCTCGGAACCATCCTATGGTTTTTGATGGGTAAGAAAACTACGCTTAGAAGCTAA
- a CDS encoding IS1380 family transposase, with amino-acid sequence MKITNSTEKITPFGGFNFVFNSFKNSGLPELIDNQLGVRALRGGFSYSDIFANHMAIFFNGGDCTEDINVHLRDALEQVPSFSVCSADTILRGIKELAVDTELFINPSSGVSHEFNINGKLNSLLLKSACKTGLLKSGVAYDLDYDNTVIPTEKYDSKKTYKHVYGYQPGVASIAHPEFSQAIPVYVEGRNGNSQAKYLQADTLTRMFGQLTNENIRIGRFRADSASYQEEVLRTLEAHTESFYIRANRCAKLDNILGSIAPEKWQKIRLGVQEMEVTDLSDYKPFGKDRSYRLVITRIRRKDGQADVFSGDAFTYRAILTNEHTSSNEAVVRFYNARGASERLFDVLNNDFGWSKLPCSFLAENTSFMLMTAMYANFYTYIIGEYSRKVDWLKPTDRLKKFIFRFITVSAKWIRTGRREVLKLFTSKDYKPILN; translated from the coding sequence ATGAAAATTACGAATTCGACAGAAAAAATCACACCTTTCGGAGGTTTTAATTTTGTTTTTAACTCTTTCAAAAATTCTGGTCTCCCAGAACTCATTGATAATCAATTGGGGGTTAGAGCCTTAAGGGGAGGGTTTTCATACAGTGACATTTTCGCCAATCATATGGCTATTTTCTTTAATGGTGGCGACTGTACTGAAGATATCAATGTTCACTTGAGAGACGCACTTGAACAGGTCCCTTCATTTTCAGTATGCAGTGCCGATACAATTCTGAGAGGTATCAAAGAGCTTGCTGTTGATACAGAACTCTTTATAAATCCGTCCAGTGGAGTAAGCCATGAATTTAATATCAATGGAAAACTCAACAGCTTGTTGTTAAAATCAGCTTGTAAGACCGGATTACTCAAGTCAGGTGTTGCTTACGACCTCGATTATGACAACACCGTCATTCCAACTGAAAAGTACGATTCAAAAAAGACATATAAACACGTCTATGGATATCAGCCAGGTGTAGCTTCCATAGCACATCCTGAATTTTCACAGGCCATTCCTGTGTACGTAGAGGGCAGAAATGGCAACAGTCAGGCCAAATATTTGCAGGCTGATACACTTACACGCATGTTTGGGCAGCTTACCAATGAAAATATCCGTATCGGAAGGTTCAGAGCCGATTCAGCATCCTATCAGGAAGAAGTTCTCCGCACACTGGAAGCACATACCGAAAGCTTTTATATACGGGCAAACAGATGTGCCAAACTGGATAATATCCTTGGAAGTATAGCCCCTGAGAAGTGGCAGAAAATACGTTTGGGTGTACAGGAAATGGAAGTTACTGACCTATCCGACTACAAACCTTTCGGTAAAGACAGGTCTTACAGGCTGGTCATTACCAGAATCAGGCGTAAAGACGGGCAGGCAGATGTGTTTAGTGGAGATGCATTTACTTACAGGGCTATTCTGACCAATGAACATACATCGTCCAATGAAGCTGTTGTAAGGTTTTATAACGCCCGGGGTGCAAGCGAACGCTTGTTTGATGTACTCAACAATGACTTTGGCTGGTCTAAGTTGCCCTGTTCGTTCCTTGCAGAGAATACCTCCTTTATGCTTATGACGGCTATGTATGCCAATTTTTACACCTATATCATTGGAGAGTATTCCAGAAAAGTTGATTGGCTTAAGCCTACCGACAGGCTCAAGAAGTTTATCTTCAGATTTATCACTGTTTCAGCCAAGTGGATAAGAACGGGAAGAAGAGAAGTGCTCAAACTGTTCACGAGTAAGGATTACAAGCCGATTTTGAACTAA
- a CDS encoding PLDc N-terminal domain-containing protein: protein MDFNSDFAVFIVVLSIVYTIIWVWAIVDLIKSKFKDSNMKLVWAVVLIFANPIGPIVYFILSGEQKTFSQKHTKN from the coding sequence ATGGATTTCAACTCTGATTTCGCTGTTTTTATTGTCGTCCTGAGTATAGTTTATACGATAATCTGGGTTTGGGCAATAGTGGATTTGATCAAATCAAAATTCAAGGATTCCAATATGAAGTTGGTTTGGGCTGTGGTGCTGATTTTTGCCAATCCCATTGGGCCAATCGTTTATTTTATTCTTTCAGGGGAACAGAAAACTTTTTCCCAAAAACACACTAAAAATTAA